The DNA region ggggtcttagacagcgcttttagaaagcgctgtctaagaccccccccccttagacagcgctttcattatttttttggaacattttccgtgttttattttaattttaaccttagacagcgctttcttttaaaagcgctgtctaagatgcgctgttaaaagtcatttttggcgtagtggatGGATGCTGCTAAGGGAAAATTCATCAAGCTTGATAGTTGTGTTTTTTCCAATTGATCATTCTAGAAGGTTGATAAGTTATGCCCCATGGAGATATATGTTACGGTGATCTAAGGGGTGCTTCTGCAACCTTGAGACTTTCGAGACAAAAAATGATTTCCTTTTAATCTTCCCATATGCCAAAGAAAAAATTGTGTTTTTTCAATATGTGTTAAAAAATCTTTTCAAGTTTAAAATCTCATTAACAAATAAATGgcattttgcataacaaagaaaacACGGGTGACAATATTGATATACAAATTTTGcatttattcaagaatggtagcgCGCAGATGGCGGAACTCCATGGGATATTGCAATTTTAAAAATGGCAATAGGGAAAGGGTTTACATTGAATCCAAAACTACTAATATCCATAATAACCATGACTCCATAAAACCTTGCTTCTGAAAAGAGAAGTTGGATTGATCTTCCGCCTTTTGCTCTTCTTGTGTTGATTAGCACTATCTGATGTAGTATTTGCCTTTAGTCATTAATTTTTGCCcggaccgtcctttcgggttttcagtccaccaggacGCTCTATTTTTCCAAagtcaccctttcgggttttcaacttagcgagctatcatttttctattttatccctaactttttcctagatcgccctttcgggttttcaatccaccaggatacccatttttgcctaagtccccttttcaggttttcgacttagcgggtttttattaggcatagtattttttgactgcatcagagttcacggggtgtgagagctcttcctcatccatagttgtaagaatcagggcacctccggagaaggctttctttacaacatatgggccttcatagttaggagtcaACTTCCCACGTAAAGCTTTGTGCATGGGcagaatcttcttgagcacgagatctcCTTCTTTGAATTCCCAAAGATGTACTTTCTTATCAAACGCCCTTTTAAGCCATTTCTggtacaactgtccatggcacatAGCGGTCATAAGTTTCTCATCAACTAGGTTCAACCTGTCATATCTGttctgaacccattcagcttcttccagcttggtttccatcaagattctcatagatggtatctctacttcgattgggagaactgcttccatcccatatactaaagagaaaggggtttcccctgttgaagtacggatCGAGGTCCGATATCCATGTAGTGCAAAaggtagcatttcgtgccaatccctataagttttcaccatcttctgtaggatcttcttgatgtttttattagcgacttcaacaacgccattcatctttggacgatatggggaagagttatgatgctcaatcttgaagtTCTCGCACGACTCTTTCATTGTTTTGTTATTCAAATTTGTCCTATCATCTGTGATGATCCGACTTGGAATTCCATAGCGGCAAATGATCTCCTTTTTTAGGAAACGAGCAACCACCTATTTTGGTACGTTGGCATAAGAAGCGacttctacccatttggtaaaataatCAATCGCTACTAGAATGAAGTGGTGAGCGTTTGAGGCTTTAGGCTCTATGGCGCCAATCATGTCcatgccccacattgagaaaggtAAGGGTGATGTTAAGACATTCAATAATTTTGGCGACACATGCACTTTgtcaacataaatttgacacttgtgacattttTTGGCATAGTTGAAACATTCATAACCCATGGTCAACTAGTAATAACCATCTCTCAAAATCTTTTTAGCCATcgcatgcccattggcatgagtcccaaaagatccttcatgaatctctttgattaacaggcctgcttcgtgtctatccacgcatctgagcaaaaccatgtcgtggtttctcttgtataacacatcatTTCTTAggaagaatttggatgctaatTTCCTCAGGGTCTTTTTATCCAGGGCTGTAGCATTTGCTGGATACTCTTGATTTAGCAGGTAGTGTCTGATGTCATGAAACCAAGGATTTccatcggcttcctcttcaacCAATTGATAATAAGCTGGCTCAGTTTTTTGCTCTATTTGGATGAGCGGTGCTTCATTGAGAaatctaacttggtacattgaGGCTAACATAGCCAGAGCCTCAGTTACTTGATTTTTCATCCAAGTATTTTATCAATTCCACAATGTATGCACGATATGGGATCAGCTTGGTGTCACGggtttcccattcacctttgactTGGTAGATTACCAGGGATGAGTCTCCACACACCTCAAGGATCTTAATTCGGAGGTCAATTGCAGCTTCAATACCCAAGATGCACGCCTTGTATTCAgctatattgtttgtgcattcaaaacacaaccttgttgtgaaaggagtatagccaccatttggattcatcaaaacagctcccataccatgccccatgtaattggaggaaccattAAACATTAGCTTCCATCGAAATCCCAGTTCAGGTCCTTCGTCAGGGCCTCGGATCTCACAATCTTTTATATCCATAATATCGTCATtagggaagtcaaacttcaatGACTCATAGTCTTCAACAGGTTGGTGTGCAAGGTAGTTAGACAACACACTTCATTTGATGGCCTTTTGGGTTACgtactggatgtcatactcaaacaacaacatctgccaacgggcaagtcttccagttaaagtaggcttttcaaaaatgtactttattggatccatcttggaaatcaacaaagttGTATGACAAATCATATATTGCCTGAGACGTTTGGCGGCCCACGCTAGAGCACAACAATTcttctccaagagtgaatatcTGGTTTCACAATCGATACACTTTTTGCTCAAGTAATAGATAACATGCTCCTTTCGGCCAGTTTTGTCGTGTTGTCCTAGAACACATCCCATAGactcttcaagcacaatcaaatacataaagagtggtttcccTTGAATAAGTGGAATAAGGATATGAGGCTCTTGCAAGTAATTTCTAATTTTCTCAAAAGCTACTTGACAATTAGGattccattcaactgcttgatctttgTGAAGCAACTTGAAGATGGGCTCACACATAGCAGTCATATGGGAGATAATCCTggagatgtaattcaaacgtccaaGGAAACCTCTTACTTATTTTTCAGtacgtggagcaggcatttcttgtatttctCTAACTTTGTCTGGATCTACCTATATTCCTCATTGACTAACAATCAATCCAAATAATTTTCCGGATCGAACCCAAATGTGCATTTAGCAGGGTTTAAATGTAGTCAGAACTTTCTGAAGCGTTCAAACAGCTTTTGCAAGTGGTTCATATGGTCCTCCTCACTTTGAGATTTAACGATCATGTCATCTACATAAACctcaatttctttgtgcatcatatcatggaagagGGTGACCATCGCTCTTTGGTAGGTTGCCCTTGCGTTCTTGAGACCGAAGGGCATGACCTTGTAGCAATACATTCCCTAAGGGGTGATGAACGTGGTCTTTTCCATATCATCAGGatccatcttgatctgattgtagcctaagaatccatccataaaggatAAGACAACAAAtttagcagtgttgtctaccataatgtcaatgtgtggtagagggaagtcgtcctttggactagctttgttcaaatcccTATAATTGACACACATCCTAACCTTGCCATCCTTTTCGGGCACATGTacaatattggctacccattgAGGATACTTTGAAACTGCTAGGAAACTGGCCTCAAATTGTCTTTTGACCTCTTCACGAATCTTCAGAGCCATGTTCGGTCTTGTTCTTCCGATTTTCTGCTTCAATGGTGGGCATTCTAGTTGAAGTGGCATCTTGTGCACAAAAATATCAGTGTataaacctggcatatcctggtatgaccatACGAACACATCTGCGAACTCTTGCAACAACTTGAccaatctttctttgatgcttgccCCAAGCGTGGCTCCAATCTTGACCTCTTTCTTCTATTTCTCTATGTCAAGTTTGATTATATCCACCGACTCTTGATGTGGATGGAGGGATttggactcgtgctcgagcagcctTTCCAATTCATCAGGGATATCATAATCTTCATCGCCCTCTTGTTCCGCTTGGTAGATAGGGAACTCAAAGTTATGAGAGAGAGCAGagtcattggattcaacgggtttattgattattctgcatgtttttgaatgatttctttttatttaaagtggagaaaatgaaaaaggaaaacGTTAAAAGATTGCCActttttgaaaagaaaataataaaatgaacaacaagaatttaacaaaatgccttttattcatcatgatgattttgaaaatgaaaataggCTCTACAACATGATCCGTTAGTCTTAGGCAGAGCTAAGGATTTAGAAACCAAAGGAAAAAAAATAATTACTTTGATATAGGAGTGACTTCAGGAATCTCAATTACTTCCCAATTGGTCAAAGTTGCTTCACACTGATACACCAGATTTATTATGTCTTCATCTTCAGTGTCTTCTTCAACTGTGTTGACTTGATCTCCATAGACATAGCCTGCACTGAGGAATACTTCTTGAATTCTTTGCATACGATCCTTTGTAGGGACCGGGGATCCTTCTTTAGTGGATGGCTTGTACCCCAAACCGAAACGGTTTTTCTTCATGCTGATGTCAATAACTTGTCCCCAACCTTCAGGACTCCCATTCTCAATAGTTGTCTTTGTACTTTTCACAGATGAAAATGACGGGATGACTTTCTCCATAGATTCCTTCACTTCCACAAAAGTGGCATTGGCTATCTCCAaagcttggaaagaagtttcctAGGCATCTTCATCAGCCTCGATGTAACGAAAGGATGAAAGGTGGCTAACCATGAGGTCTTCTTCACCAGAGATGATTACAAGCTTGTTGTTGATGACAAACTTCATTTTCTAATGCAAAGTGGAGGTTACTTCCCCAGCGGCATGTATCCAAGGTCGCCCCAATAGGCAACTGTAGACAGGAttgatatccatgacttggaaagtTATGTTAAATACATGTGGACCAATCAAAATTGGTAActccacttcaccaatcacagtccTCCGGGACCTATCAAATGCTTTGACAATCAGTGCACTAGGCCTCATTTCTGATCCCTGAAAAGCTAATTTGGAAAGTGTCCTCTTTGGTAGAATATTGAGGGAGAACCTTGCATCCACTAAAACTCTTGCTAGAGTATCCTCTTGGCACTTCACTGACACATGCAAGGCGCGGTTGTAATTTTGTCCTTCCTTTGGCAACTCTCCACCATTGAAACTCAGTGTGTTGTAAGCTGAGATATTGGCAACCACTCCATCAAACTGGCCAACCGTTATATTTTGAGTGACGTGGGCTTGCGCTAGCACTTTCAATAATGCATTCATATGAGCTGGGGAACACATAAGCAAGGACAAAATGGAAATTTTTGATGGCGTCTGGTGCAACTGATCAACTACTTTGTAATCACTCTATTTAATGATCTTCAAAAATTCAGCATCTTCATTGCATTGAACCATATTTTGCTCCCTAACAGGGAGTACAGTTGTAGTTTCTTTGGTTGGTGCTTGAGAGGCCACATTAAACCGGGGAGTGTAAATTCTCCCACTGCGAGTCATTTGGCTCGTCCTAGCGATGTTTGTGACATCGGCACCATCAACCTTCAAACTTTTCTCTTGTATATCCTCTTCAGACTCTTTTTCAATGATAATTATATCATATTTCCATGGCACTGCATTAGTACTTTCGTAGAGGAAAGGACTAGGCATGCAGATAACCACGGGTGATGGGTGATTAACCGACTGAACAATATCTTTTCTTCAATAGGTTATCTCAACTGGATTTGGTAAATTGAAAAATGGCTCAATTACAGCTGCTTCGTCTCTTTTCACAAGGCTACTAACTTGTAACACTCCTCGGTTCATCAAGTCTTGGACATCTTTTTGTACCATCTCACATCCTCCTGGATGAATGGCAGATTCTTCATAAACTTTATGACAAGCACTAACCAAACCAACTTCTACCAGTCTTGCATGGAACGCTAGCAAAGGAGTCTTGATATTTGCAACATCTTTGATCACATCACCATCAGATGCTTCTTCAATTGCATTAACAATTCCATGTGTTGGCAAAGGATTACTCTTGACATTAGGCCCCAAGTGTCTGAATGAAAGAATTTTTTTTCCACTAATTCTCGCACTATATGCTTCaaagcataacatccttctaaatcatgcccaggtgcaccctcATGGAAAGGGCAATGAGCATTTGGGTTATACCATGGAGGTAAAGGATCAGGAGGTGGGCCCAAAGGTCTAGGAACCGCTAACCCATTTTTCAATAGAGAAGGATATAACTCAGTATACGTCATCGGAATCAGACTGAAGGGAGGTTTAACACCTTGCCTTCTATTCTGAGTCGGTGCATTCTGACGAGGAGCTTGAGCTTTTGGTTGCTGATTTGTTGGGGCTGCAGGCGCTTGTTGATATGCAGGAGAAACCTGAGCGGGTTGATAAATTGGTGTTTGTTGAACTGGTTGATAAATAGGTACTTGTTGTTGGTTGAAATTTGGCCCAATTATTGCCACATATGGTTGTTGAACATACTGCATAGGGTATGCTGGTTGTTGTTGAGTGAATTGTCGTTGTTGCTTTCTCCATGATTGACTCCTTCATCGACTGAACGACATAAAATTCATCTCTCCTCTCTTTTTTCTGAAAATTTCTGGGAAACTTCTTAGCATTGTTGTTATTAGAAGTTCCAGCAGCACCGATCTTTTTCCATTCTTCAAACCTAGTTCAACTTTAATGCCTACAGCTACCAATTCAGAAAACGTTGCAGACACACTGCCCACCATCCTCTCATGGAACATTGGTTGTACAATATCCATAGACCAATGGGCTAATTCTTTTTCTCCCAAAGGTGGTTCAACCTGAGAGGccatctctctccagcgttgTGCATACTCTTTGAATGACTCGTTGTCTTTTTGAGACATATTCAACAATTCTCttctgtctggagccatatccatgttgtatttgtaaTGCTTTACAGAAGCATTAGACAAGTCTTGGAAGCACCGAATACGACTCTGATCGAGGCTTAGGTACCACTTAGAGGGCGCACCCTTCAAGCTGTCCTGAAAGAAGTGGATCATGAGCTTATCGTCTTCAACATGGGCAACCATTTTCCAGTAgtacataacaagatggctctTAGGACATGTACGGCCCTCGTATTTATCAAAATCAGGAGTCTTGAATTTCGTAGGAATTACAAGACTAGATACTAGGCACATCTCCCTAGCGGCAACACCAAAGACTTGGTCACCTTCCATTACCCTCAGTCTCTTCTCAAGAATCTGAAAATTCTCTTTAATACCCTTTATATCTTCAtgcctttcttcttcttcatccgACATTTCTAGAGCATGTTGTTGATCTTCGAAGTAAGGTTTCACACGTGTATGAACAGTCGAAGATGTAAATGTATTGACGATAGGGTGAGCCTCGGTGGTTAATGGTAGAGGAACAATATGTTGAGTAGATTGCATTACACCGGGGACTACTTCAGGTTGAGGTGTGAAGCCATAAGGCAGACCAAAAGGAGGCAATGTAGAAGGTATCGTCcttgcaggttggggttcaaGCGTTGGACCAACGATCTCTGAAACAACTATTGTTTGTGTGTTCATCTTAGCTCTGATGACTTGAAGCATCTCCATGATTTGACCCATGCTCCCTCGCAGGTCCTCAAGTTCTAAGCTGACTCTTTCCAACTCTTGTTCTTGTTCTTCCATTCTTTGTTGAGAACCGGCTCTGGTGTTGTACTGGTGTTGAGGACTCAATATGAAATTTGAAGAAGACAATGAAATGAGCTTTTATTTGAAGAATGACAcgaatgcatgtatggatgcataTATGGATTCATTTTTTTGCAAAGGTCTTAGTTATCTTTGTTATTTATTTCAGCAATGTTAGGACGTTTTATTTGCAAGATTTTCgaataaaaataacaataaatgaAGTCCAAAATGACAATTTTCATTAATTAAAATTCAACATCAAATACAAGTGATttaaattcaaattcaagtacaagtGATTCAAATTTAAGTACTGGTGAACTTAATTTCCATCTCAGTCCTTTTGATCATAACAAGATCGATGGTGAGCGCCTTCACCATTCGCTTGCAAAACTTGACaaagttgaaaacttgaggaGGTGTGTTCTCTGGGCACATGCTCCAATCAGCTTCTTGGAGTTTCTTCGGAAGTTCCATCATGTTGAGGTTAGCAAATCTAGCCAAGTTGACGAGCTTTccattccattcaacatagagGTCTTGGAGCTTCTTAATGACACGCTGATCTTCATCTAGGGCCGATCTAGCCTCCATATACAACCCCCTCCAATATACACAGTCATTCTTCAAGGTCATGTAAGTTGTATCACCTTCTTGGTTCTCCAAACCTGCAATCCTTCTATTAGCTTCTCCCAACTGGTACTCAAGGCGGAGACAGTTCCTCTTAGCTCCCTCTTTCTGAAGGACCTCACGAGACAGCGTATCTTTGCAATTCTTGAGAGTGTCCCTGAGTTCACGGATTTGAGCTTCATAGTCGAGTCTAACTTCTCTCTTCTCCACAAGAGATCTCTCCAACATTTTGTCCAACTCttgaattttgaggtgggattTTTTGAGCTCCTCATTCTTGGTTTTGAACATAGATTTCGTACCTATGAGAAAATCATCAAGCTCATCCTTATTGTCTTCAAATGTTCTTGCTTTATTGTTGCTAGCTTCAAGGTCTCGGTTCTTCTCTTGACGTTCATCCTTCAAATTTTCATTTTCCAAAGTGGTTCGATTAAGCTTAAGTCGTAACTCAGAGTTTTCTAATTCAAGCTCCTTAATTTTGTCACCATCAATGTCATGCAAAATGAAAGGCTCTAAAACTTCAGCCTTTTGAGGTTCGTTCATGGAGTAACTGTGTTGCATCAGGGATAAGATAtggttgtagttgatgcaacccctagtccctatcAAAAGTAAATTAGGAAAGTATCCAATGTTAACAATAATATTCGGGGTCTCCCAATCTCTGATATACCATTTGACATGGTTGGCAGTAATGGAAGTTAACTTCTGAGAGAGTTTAAGTGTTTTGGAGGTGTATGGTCCTTTTTCGGGCATGTGAGATCTGAACCAAGCATGCAACAATGTTCGCAACACATAAGGATTCCCCCTTCGTCTCATGAAGCTCATGGAGGGCGTAGTAGATATCAACTAGGAGAAAATGTATTGGATTACCAGAGAGGAAGATTCTTACGGCCACATGATTCACGAAACCGTCAAGATTCAGAAACAGTACTATCCCATAAACCAATAGGGCTAGCACGGCATGGAATGCTTTCCGTTTTCCATCTTTCTCCAACTTCATAGATTGTTCTTCCGAAAACCATCTAGAAAACCCATTGAAGACTCCCTTCTTATCCCAATTACTTATAACCAATTGGACCTCCAGACCCAAAACTGAAACTATTCTCTTGGCAGTGATACATTCATCAAACTTGGGAAATGGATCATGGCCCCTCAAATTCTGACCCACAATTATCTCAAACtcttccaaagtaggagctaATTGGAAGTTAGAAAAGGTGAAACAACATAGAGGTGGGTCGTAGAATTGAACTATAGTCACAGTTGTCATTGGTTCCATCTTTTCATTCAAAATACTCATTATCCTCCCATAATCGTCCACGAATTCAATGAGCTTGATCACTTTGATACTCAACTTCTTCAAACTGTCAAGGTCCACTTTCTTGTACTTGAATTGAAATTTGCTTCTTCTTTCAGGATTCATTTTCTCTTGCATATGACTTAGATCCCTGAAACAAATGGAAGACGACTAAGAGCTTTGCTTTCTATGCATATGCAATGAATgtagatgaaatgcaatatttttTTTATCCAGGTTCAAAGGTTAGAGGTAACGAATGAATCTGATTGCTTTCCaaataggttctcaccgggtatgatctaaGGCTTTTACAAAGGACCCCATAGTCATGGATCCACAACAATGTTTGACGCTTACGAAAAATTCTTGTTGCGCATCAACTCTTTCAAGAGAATCTATTCTAGGAGAGGTTTTTGTATCGATTCTAACGAGGTATTCATCTCGCAAATCCATACTACGTAACCAACAAGTTAGGTTCTAGACATGGTTCTCAAAGTCATGGATTCACAAGTATGTTTGACGCTTACGACAAATTCTTGTCGTGCACCAACTCCTTCGTGAGAAACTATTCTGAGTGAGGTTTTCGTATCGATCCTAATGGGGTATTCACCTCGTGAAtccacactacgcaaccatcattcTTAGTTGGCCAaaaaggttcaatgttctaaaaggtccttagagtcatggatcccTTTAAAAACATCGAAGCTAACAAAGTATTCACCCTGCACAACAACATTTtcaaaaggatctactctaagtgagtgtaacacctcaaaattttccctcctctcttgggactagcttagcatattgcatttcattgtttaggtcattagtcattgcatattggcatatcatatggctacattgagcaagtcatcctcctaggtcttgatcagaagataaagaggttgagtttcaagctgagggtttcattgtattgatcactaatcatctgaggatatgtgattcaaattagggtttcttgattcctcaaggagattgatcttcatcttggttgaaatggtacatcatcatcatcatggtcttgtcatcatccaagaggttcattatgcttgatcagataccttgagattagggttttgacctctggtcaaccctaatcatctgcattgtgccaatcagggcttgttaaggagatggggtctatatTGAGATGAGAGATCATCATGTGGTTTCATTGAGATTAgggaagctagggtttcatcattgagccatttcatcaggagtttgaagctcaagatcatctatgcatggccaattcatctatcagtcagaaaaagtcaaccaaaggtcaactgatggatttggaggtgggagagggttagagacacttaattcatgtccaaacaagtttcatttgacatttcaaacatcaacaatgaagaaaataaagtcagatgaaaactttccaaaaatagaaagtgacttgtaattcaaaattgccaaaaatggaaaggttttctccttaaaattacatgtccaaaaatgcttcgaatgaaattgtgtccaacatgaaagttgaagatcttgctctcacctttccaaaaagtccaagaacatccatttctcatttgtggttggcaagttatgatcaaatcattgtcaagaattgttgaacttcaaagtgggataactttcacaccatttggccaaattgagtggggtttcttgctacatttcacatttgacatgctctatccaaatcattcattacatttcatcaaaagtcatcacatcaaaatggcatttttcacttggattgaatttaaaaaagggagggaaaaaagtgactttcaaaacTAAGCATTTTCCATACATTCCAAGCTTGGCAATTGGTCTTATATcacatttggagtgtgtttggacaggttttcgtgcactgtagcaaggCATTGCATAACATGAGGGTGGCATGACCAATTTAGCATAAACTTGCATTTTTACTAATCACTTTGGTTTTGGCTAAGCTTGATTAACAAAAATGATTAACAACACATATAAATAGTTAATCCTAACTGAATTCATCATTAGCATTCATTTCAAATAGATCTAGATCAAAAAATcccaaattctctcaatttttcattCCATTTTTCTGCAAGTTTCTTCCAATTCCTTGCCTAGTTCTTCATTGTGCCATCATCCACAAGCAACATTGAAGGTTCTGCAAGCAAAGATTCAAGGATTCCAAGCTGTTTCAAGCACTGTTACAtagagcttcatcaatggcaGATCAGAATTAGAGCATCATCAAGCAGCATTGAGCTTCGAATCTCCACTCATTCATCAACCTAAGCACCATAGAACTTCTGTTTCATGC from Lathyrus oleraceus cultivar Zhongwan6 chromosome 1, CAAS_Psat_ZW6_1.0, whole genome shotgun sequence includes:
- the LOC127103338 gene encoding uncharacterized protein LOC127103338 — translated: MEEQEQELERVSLELEDLRGSMGQIMEMLQVIRAKMNTQTIVVSEIVGPTLEPQPARTIPSTLPPFGLPYGFTPQPEVVPGVMQSTQHIVPLPLTTEAHPIVNTFTSSTVHTRVKPYFEDQQHALEMSDEEEERHEDIKGIKENFQILEKRLRVMEGDQVFGVAAREMCLVSSLVIPTKFKTPDFDKYEGRTCPKSHLVMYYWKMVAHVEDDKLMIHFFQDSLKGAPSKWYLSLDQSRIRCFQDLSNASVKHYKYNMDMAPDRRELLNMSQKDNESFKEYAQRWREMASQVEPPLGEKELAHWSMDIVQPMFHERMVGSVSATFSELVAVGIKVELGLKNGKRSVLLELLITTMLRSFPEIFRKKRGEMNFMSFSR